The following DNA comes from Triticum aestivum cultivar Chinese Spring chromosome 3D, IWGSC CS RefSeq v2.1, whole genome shotgun sequence.
CCTCAACGACGCGCTGCGCGTGTTCCACCAGATGGCGCCCGTCTACGGCTGCGAGCCGGACGGCCTCACGTACAGCTACCTGCTGCGCGGGCTGAGCGCGCAGGGCCGCACCAACAACGCCCGGGAGCTGTTCGAGGAAATGCGGGGCAAAGGGATGATGCCGACGGAGCCGTCCTGCAACGCGTTCGTCAGCGCGCTCGcggtggccggggaggccgcggAGGCGGAGCGGGTGATGTGGGATATGGCCAGGGCGGGGGCGGTGGTGGATCATATCACGAGgagggcggtggtggaggagctggGGAGGGCCGGGAAGAGGGAGGACGCTGAAAGAGTGGTCGGGGAGATGGAGGAGATGGGCATGCTCAGAGTCGCCGAGCGGCGAGAGCTCCTGGCTTCGATCCAAGACGACGAGGACGGCGACGATGGCCTGGATGCTGACGAGTGCACGAGAGGTGGTGATCGACGACGACGACAAAGTAGCTAGCACAGAATTCAGCAGGTTGATATCTGCATCGGATGAGTTTTTTTTTTACTATGATTCTCAAGTATCCGTTCATAAATGTAAGATGTTTCagatatttcaatatagactacatttGGATTGAAATGAATGAACAAGCACACTGGAACTAAAGCtgtagaacatcttatatttgtgaggAGGGAGGAACAGAGTCATGTGTGCAATGTGCTCACAACGATACATGCGAGTTGAAAACGTATCGTGTAATTGAATGTTAAGTTTGAAGAGTTTAAATGTCTTGAATTATCACTACGCGCGAACACCACGTCTTCTAAACACATGGTGGAATGAACCAAGGAACTGTCTAGATTCCTTCTTCTCACATTtgtttttaacacaatacagacaCAAGTGGGAACGTCTCCTTCTTCTCGTATTGGTGAGTGTAATATGAGCACCAACATTTGAACCTGTTGGTAGAGCTATTGCCGACCCAACTCTACGTACGCttctttgttcttttttttttcctttttttctttttgcgatGGTGCTCTACGTACGGCTTGACGCCATGGCTGTGGCTGCCGCTTCACCTGCCGTGCCAATCGACTCAACCAAGACTCGCAGGCAAATAGTATCACTTACCTGCATATAGCTTGTACCCTTTCATCTTCTGACGAGGTTTTAGTGCAATCCACTGAAATGCAGATAACTCAACAATAACCTGTTTTCTTTTATTCAGATGAAGACTTTTTCGCTCTTGCTTCGAATAAGTTGCTCTTACAAAGTTGCTTTTAAGAATCCCACACGGGGTAAGTCTACAACCAAAACCTTGTTTTTGTCAGGCTCATTCTACAGAAAGGGGGGAGATGGAACGGCTCCACTTATTGTTTCTCCCCCAAATGGACCATCTGTAATTTGCTCATTCTTCAGGCTGATCGGACGGAAGCCATTCCAGAGTGTTGCCGGTGGACATAGGCACAATCACTCCTGAACCGTACGCATAAGTTGCAGGCACTTTCCAGGGACTCCTTCTCAGAACAGTCTTTGATGTGTTCCTTGGGAGACCATAAAAATCTGGCCCATTGAAGCTTGTAAACGCCTCTAGCTTATCAAGAGCACCGGCCTGAAACAGGACACAATATGTCCAAGAAACAGATTAGTAGGAAATTTTAGCATTTTCATGTCTGACAGAGTAGTTCTTTGCCCGTAAGATTATGATAGGCTTTTTGTAGCTAAGACAATTATGACTGTAGTTTCTAGTAAGATGATAAGATATCCAGGCCAAACAAAATACTGAActccaatgagagagagagagagagagaaatatatTACCTCTTCAAATACCTTCGCATAAAGAGAAAGAGCAACAGGAGCACTATATATTCCTGCACATCCACAGGAACACTCCTTCAGCCGTTTATCATGGGGAGCACTGTCAGTGCCAAGAAAGTATTGTCTGCTCCCACTTGTTACAGCAGAAACAATAGCTTGCCCTGAGGTAGAAGATTCAGAGACAGTTAAACACATTGGATGCTGTAGAAAGAAGAAAAGGGAGATTGAGCATATTATCTACCAAGGACATCGCTCGTGCTATCCTACAAATGCAGGTGATAATAAAAGAATGCAACGAAGTCCATAGCCAAGTTCGTGTATTCAAAATTGTAATGCTGGGCAAGAATCTGAATATAATGATCATCAAAAGGAACATGATAATATAATGCAAGAATAGCAATGTTGTAGATATAGTCTTTTAGTGCTGAAGGAATGTCTAAGTCAATGTTTTCTACCAATTATCTCAACAAGAACAATAATTAAAGGTAGGAAGTTGAGCAGAATTAGAGATTTCTTGTGTGTTGTTGAAAAAGCAGAATAAGTGATACGAGACTGGAAAACTTGTGTGGCTTAGGGACACAAGAGTGATCAGAACATACTGTGGGTTTCTCTCTTCAGCACTGGCAAGCAATAATTGTGAGGCTGTAAACCACCCTGAAACAACGCATTCCTGTTTAGAAGGAGATGCTGTGGAGTCACTGTTGCAGCAACATGACCTGAAATCACAACAAAATATAAGAACCATGTATAAGGGCAAACATAAGTATTAAGGGTCATTGTAAAAGCACATACCTTCTTTGCATGATTCTACGAAGTTCACTGCATCCATCGTAGTGATATGTTCCATAACGATTTTCAGCTGTGGAAGTTTTTGTACAAGTGGTGCTAATATTTTCTCAATGAAGACCTTCTCACGGTCAAAGGTGTCTACATGAGGATCTGTGACTTCTCCATGAACCTGAAGGAAATGAAAAAATAGCCATAAAGGCGACTATGTTGGCATTGACCGTACAGGAATCAATATTACTAACTCTGACAAACATCTTTTTGATAAGTTCGGTATTGTCAAGGCAACAAATGACAAGCCCAGTTAACATCTGAAGTAAAACTAGAGACCAACTTGGCAGATGAACCAAAACTTTGGGATTCTGTGTAGGGAGGAGAACAATAACTACTTACAAGTAAAGGCATTTCCTGCTTGACCATCTCTTCAAGGACAGGCAAGCATTTCCCCAAAATATCAGTTACGCCATCTTGGGAGTTAGTAGTTGCTCCAGCAGGATACAACTTGACAGCAAAAACCACAGCACTCTTTCCTACAAACATGGCATGCAATATAAACATTATGATTCATCATCATTTCATAATTTATGAGTAATGACTGAAGGAGGAGCATAACATTTACAAGATGACCCAGAATCGTTAAGGGAATAATTGTAATCACATTAATCAAGCTTATTCTAGCTTTTAACACACACCAACAATGTGGTAACAAACTCATCGCGCAAATTCACATCAACAATAACAAACAATAGGGCTCACTACAAACTTGGTTTTTCGCTAGTTGGGAGACAGATATAGATATTCGATAATCATGAGATGCAACAATGAAGTACAAACAGCAAAAAAAAGGAACAGCTAAAGAACAAACTGCGGTGGGGAGAATCCATACTTGCGACCTTGATTTCCTCTGGGCTAGTGCTGTCCGTGAGGTAGAGCGTCATGAGCGGCACAAAGCTGCTCCCGGGAGGCAGCGCCTTGAGGATCTCATCTCTGTACGCGATCGCACGTGCCGTTGTCGTAACCGGTGGCTTCAGGTTGGGCATCACGATGGCTCTCTCAAAGTGCCTAGCGCTGCCACAGAGCACACAGCAAAACACACAGCCACCCTGCCTGTTATGTTCGTTCAGGCATTGCACCGAACAGTAAGAGTGCGTTAGCACAAGGAGCAAACCTGTGGGGGAGCACCGTGGCCATCACGTCGCCGTCACGGAGGTGGAGGTGCCAGTCGTCTGGGCGCGTGATGGTGAGCTCCTGCGGCGCCGAGGAGGCCATGGCGCTCGCCCTCGTGCTCGGGCGGTGGCGAGGAGGGTGGACTCGGACCCGGTGCGGGGGCGACGGCCGCAGCGAGGAGACCAGAGGCTTCAGATGCGGGTTCGCGGAGGCGACGGTGGTGATCGCGGCCTGCATTGACTTGGCGGCTTTATTCGTATTCGGTTTTGGCCCTCCTCCGGTGGCGAGTCCGGCGTGGAGCAGCAAGAGGCGTGGGCGTTTAGGTAGGTAGAAACCGAGATTCGGTTGGTGTAGTTCGGTGTTCGGCTCGGTTAAGTAATTTCGAACCCAAAATGACGAACGAAAGGCTCGGTTTTCAGATTCTGCCGAAGTAACCGGAGCTCCCCCGCCGTGTGCGGGCGTGCAGCGACGTAGGTAGAGGCAGCGCACTACGGGTCTAGGGTGGTCGGCGGCTGGAAAGTAGCAGAGAAGGCGCTGTTTGGATACTGTAACTTCTAACTTAGAGGCTAGAGGTTAGAGCTAGATTCTAATCCTAAACTTACTTTAactaaagaggtgtttggatgacaaggttagattaacaataaatgctctttctcaatcatttggctACTtcggaccctatttcctgccggatttggcaGAGCGAGCCCTGGCCGAGGCAGACGGGGACGCGCCCGGCAAGGAGCCGCGTTGGCCTCTCGTGTAGCCCGCCGACCGAATCCGCCGCCCCTGCGCAAGGAgtcgcgctggccgaggccgacggGGACGGGCCGCGCAAGGAGCCGCGACTGCTTACCGGCGGACGAACAGGCCACGGGGAGACGAGGGGGTATGCTGCGGGGAGAGTGagagaaaaaaaatgttttttagtggtcccaagaagaactaacccaaagaagcacctcttggtgggttagattttttggatgggttagatgcatctaacccaaactaaccctcctgtttggatatttttgggttagttgagtccaaactaacccaaactaactctaactcaTGGAACCAAACAGGGCCAAGGTGGGGAAAGAGCCGAGACAGGAGgcccgcaagaaaaaagaggcagACTGGAGGCGGCACGACGAGAGTGGCGAGCGTGCATGCTGGCCGTGCGCCTGGCTGGTGTGTTGCGTTGTGCGTGAAGGCGATGGCCAAGGCATGGGTGTTTCATTCTTTGAGCAAAGTGCG
Coding sequences within:
- the LOC123079024 gene encoding dihydroorotase, mitochondrial gives rise to the protein MQAAITTVASANPHLKPLVSSLRPSPPHRVRVHPPRHRPSTRASAMASSAPQELTITRPDDWHLHLRDGDVMATVLPHSARHFERAIVMPNLKPPVTTTARAIAYRDEILKALPPGSSFVPLMTLYLTDSTSPEEIKVARKSAVVFAVKLYPAGATTNSQDGVTDILGKCLPVLEEMVKQEMPLLVHGEVTDPHVDTFDREKVFIEKILAPLVQKLPQLKIVMEHITTMDAVNFVESCKEGHVAATVTPQHLLLNRNALFQGGLQPHNYCLPVLKRETHRQAIVSAVTSGSRQYFLGTDSAPHDKRLKECSCGCAGIYSAPVALSLYAKVFEEAGALDKLEAFTSFNGPDFYGLPRNTSKTVLRRSPWKVPATYAYGSGVIVPMSTGNTLEWLPSDQPEE